One genomic segment of bacterium includes these proteins:
- the msrA gene encoding peptide-methionine (S)-S-oxide reductase MsrA: MFILILAVSIFGCQHKFEDVKANKIKVKGELMDSTKFQKATFGSGCFWCTEALFENLNGVQSVVSGYAGGHVLNPTYEEVCTGTTGHAEVTQITYDPSLISYDELLEVFWKTHDPTTLNRQGNDVGPQYRSVIFYHNEEQKQLAEKYKEELDKSGAWDKPLVTEIAPLSNYFPAENYHQDYYNNNPNQGYCAFVIAPKLEKFRKVFKDKLKK; the protein is encoded by the coding sequence ATGTTCATTTTAATATTAGCAGTTTCAATTTTTGGATGTCAGCATAAATTTGAGGATGTAAAAGCGAATAAAATAAAAGTCAAAGGAGAATTAATGGACTCAACAAAATTTCAGAAAGCAACATTCGGTTCCGGTTGCTTCTGGTGTACTGAAGCACTATTCGAAAATTTAAACGGTGTTCAATCGGTAGTTTCAGGATATGCAGGCGGCCATGTTCTTAATCCAACTTATGAAGAAGTTTGCACTGGAACAACAGGTCATGCAGAAGTAACACAGATAACTTATGATCCTTCTTTAATCAGCTATGATGAATTACTGGAAGTTTTCTGGAAGACCCACGATCCGACAACCCTAAACCGTCAGGGAAACGATGTTGGTCCGCAGTACCGTTCAGTTATCTTTTATCATAATGAAGAGCAAAAACAACTTGCTGAAAAATATAAAGAAGAGTTAGATAAATCAGGGGCATGGGACAAACCACTCGTTACAGAAATAGCTCCGTTGTCAAATTACTTCCCAGCGGAAAATTATCATCAGGATTATTATAACAATAATCCAAATCAGGGTTACTGTGCGTTTGTAATCGCACCAAAACTTGAGAAATTTAGAAAGGTTTTTAAAGATAAATTAAAGAAATGA
- a CDS encoding T9SS type A sorting domain-containing protein: protein MKFFLLFLFLSIPVSLFAQATVNFETNGNNWEWILFQPDKATFDVVANPSVGGLNTTDSCAMLQITDITADPWSGVFSADFPDFTFDATNCYVRILVYKDHISNVGLKIEPARTSDYNIPNTLINQWEEIWFDYSAYIGSQAATLVVIPDFSTGPPRPYTSTSYFDQISFSANVPVELTSFTAQYIGNTTQLNWTTATELNNLGFDIERSTNGSDFVMIDFVFGKGTTTEIQNYTYVDKTTLPNTNYSYRLKQIDYNGNYHFSEVVNLGESNPVNFELAQNYPNPFNPSTTISIGLPVQSNVTLDIYNIVGERVASLYGGQLAAGNYNYTFDASNLPSGIYVSVLSAVGQDGNSSTLSRKMTLLK from the coding sequence ATGAAATTCTTTCTTCTTTTCTTGTTTTTATCCATTCCTGTTTCGTTGTTTGCTCAGGCCACTGTTAATTTTGAAACTAACGGGAATAATTGGGAGTGGATTCTTTTCCAACCTGATAAAGCAACTTTTGATGTCGTTGCAAATCCAAGTGTTGGTGGTTTAAACACAACGGATAGCTGTGCTATGCTTCAAATTACTGATATCACCGCAGACCCTTGGTCTGGTGTTTTTAGCGCTGATTTTCCTGATTTTACTTTTGATGCCACCAATTGTTATGTTAGAATTTTGGTTTATAAGGATCATATATCAAATGTTGGCTTAAAAATAGAACCTGCACGTACCTCAGATTACAATATACCAAATACCCTTATTAATCAATGGGAAGAAATATGGTTTGATTATTCAGCGTATATTGGTAGTCAAGCAGCTACGTTAGTAGTTATTCCAGATTTCTCTACAGGTCCCCCAAGACCATATACCAGCACAAGCTATTTTGATCAAATTAGTTTTAGTGCTAATGTTCCAGTTGAACTAACATCATTTACTGCGCAATATATAGGAAATACAACCCAGCTAAATTGGACAACTGCTACCGAATTAAACAATTTAGGCTTTGACATTGAGAGAAGTACAAATGGTAGTGACTTTGTAATGATCGATTTTGTTTTCGGTAAAGGAACAACGACTGAAATACAGAATTATACTTACGTAGATAAAACTACTTTACCAAATACAAACTATTCTTACAGGTTAAAGCAAATTGACTATAATGGTAACTATCATTTTTCAGAAGTTGTTAATTTGGGTGAGTCCAATCCTGTAAATTTTGAACTTGCACAGAACTATCCGAATCCATTTAATCCATCGACAACAATTAGTATTGGCTTACCAGTTCAGTCCAATGTAACTCTGGATATTTATAACATTGTTGGTGAAAGAGTTGCATCGTTGTATGGAGGTCAATTGGCTGCGGGAAATTATAATTATACTTTTGATGCTTCGAATCTTCCCTCGGGTATTTACGTATCTGTATTAAGTGCAGTTGGTCAGGATGGTAATAGTTCTACTCTTAGCAGAAAAATGACTTTGCTTAAGTAA
- a CDS encoding LacI family DNA-binding transcriptional regulator codes for MAATIKEIAAEAKVSIATVSRALNNDPRVTKERRSQISRIAKRLEYRPNLLARNFARKKSNLVGLILPEISDEYFTEIIKGVDETVFSQNLFTLVASSHKYKSLENEIITLIKNSLISGLILLVSNLDEKLFSILSKSHLPVVVINSNNRFKKFDRVGIDNYQGSYSMTTYLINKKHYDFLAHITGPLDNDDAQLRRSGFIDACKKYKMKYIIEEGDFSREGGFAACKNLLDRSKPPKVIFAANDMMAIGCYDYLKQSNIQIPREVGVVGFDDIFVSQYLTPPLTTVKVNIEEVGKKAAELLLRKMQSTNGIQSSVINIPTELVIRESC; via the coding sequence ATGGCAGCAACTATTAAGGAAATTGCGGCGGAAGCAAAGGTATCGATTGCTACTGTATCAAGAGCCCTAAATAATGATCCAAGGGTTACTAAAGAGAGACGCTCGCAGATATCAAGAATCGCTAAAAGGTTAGAATACAGACCCAACCTGCTGGCACGTAACTTCGCACGGAAAAAATCTAACTTGGTTGGATTAATCCTTCCTGAAATCTCCGATGAATATTTTACTGAAATTATTAAAGGAGTTGATGAAACTGTATTCTCTCAAAACCTTTTTACTTTAGTTGCAAGTTCACATAAGTATAAAAGTCTTGAGAATGAAATAATTACCCTAATAAAGAATAGTCTTATTTCAGGATTAATTCTTCTGGTTTCCAACCTCGATGAAAAATTGTTTTCAATACTATCAAAAAGTCATTTACCTGTAGTTGTAATTAATTCTAATAACAGGTTTAAAAAGTTTGATCGGGTTGGCATAGACAACTACCAGGGCTCTTATTCTATGACGACATACCTGATTAATAAAAAACATTATGACTTTCTTGCACATATAACAGGACCTCTGGATAATGATGATGCTCAATTGAGAAGAAGTGGTTTTATAGATGCTTGTAAAAAATACAAGATGAAATATATTATTGAAGAGGGCGATTTTTCCAGAGAGGGTGGATTTGCTGCTTGTAAAAATTTGCTCGATCGTTCAAAACCTCCAAAAGTTATATTCGCAGCAAATGATATGATGGCAATTGGTTGTTATGACTATCTGAAGCAAAGTAATATTCAAATTCCCCGGGAAGTGGGTGTTGTTGGATTCGATGATATTTTTGTCTCACAGTATCTCACGCCACCGCTCACTACGGTTAAAGTAAATATTGAAGAGGTTGGTAAAAAAGCTGCTGAGCTTTTACTTAGGAAAATGCAAAGCACTAATGGAATACAATCTTCGGTAATCAATATTCCTACAGAATTAGTAATAAGAGAATCTTGTTAA